Proteins encoded by one window of Lathyrus oleraceus cultivar Zhongwan6 chromosome 1, CAAS_Psat_ZW6_1.0, whole genome shotgun sequence:
- the LOC127115259 gene encoding myosin-6, which produces MEQEEYTKEEIDWSYIEFVDNQDVLDLIEKKPGGVIALLDEACMFPRSTHETFAEKLYQTLKDNKRFSKPKLSRTDFTINHYAGDVTYQTDLFLDKNKDYVVPEHAALLCASKCSFVSGLFPPLHEESTKSTKFSSIATQFKQQLQSLLETLSATEPHYIRCVKPNNLLKPGIFENNDVLQQLRCGGVMEAIKISCAGYPTRKNFDEFVQRFSIMEPKVLKSCPDEMTACKRLLDKANLKDYQIGKTKVFLRAGQMAELDACRAEVLGRSAIVIQKKARTYICEKQYKLLRFSAIELQRAIKGQLARRRYECMRREAASLIIQKQIRMYLSRSAYKTTYSKAVCIQIGMRGMAARNELRFRKRTLRRLQLTEGIYKAYLKRAMNPSDDIRNDKEN; this is translated from the exons ATGGAGCAAGAGGAATATACAAAGGAAGAAATTGATTGGAGTTATATAGAGTTCGTTGATAATCAAGATGTTCTCGATCTTATTGAGAAG AAACCTGGCGGCGTTATTGCTCTTCTGGACGAGGCCTG TATGTTTCCAAGATCAACGCACGAAACATTTGCTGAAAAGCTATATCAAACACTTAAGGACAATAAGCGATTCAGCAAACCGAAGTTGTCACGAACTGACTTCACCATCAATCACTATGCTGGTGAT GTCACGTATCAAACTGATCTTTTCCTTGATAAAAACAAAGACTACGTTGTTCCGGAACACGCTGCGCTGCTCTGTGCTTCCAAGTGCTCCTTTGTTTCAGGACTTTTCCCACCTTTACACGAGGAAAGTACTAAATCAACAAAGTTTTCTTCTATAGCCACTCAGTTTAAG CAACAACTGCAATCTTTGCTTGAAACATTGAGTGCGACTGAGCCACACTACATTCGTTGTGTAAAGCCAAATAATCTTCTTAAGCCGGGGATATTTGAGAACAACGATGTGTTACAGCAGCTTCGATGTGGG GGTGTAATGGAGGCAATTAAAATAAGTTGCGCTGGATATCCAACTCGAAAGAACTTTGATGAATTTGTTCAGCGGTTTAGTATAATGGAACCTAAGGTTCTAAAATCATG TCCTGATGAGATGACGGCTTGCAAGAGACTTCTAGATAAAGCAAACCTTAAAGATTATCAG ATAGGAAAGACAAAAGTTTTCCTGAGAGCAGGTCAAATGGCAGAACTAGATGCATGTCGTGCCGAGGTCCTAGGAAGATCCGCAATCGTTATTCAGAAAAAAGCTCGCACATATATTTGTGAGAAACAGTACAAGTTATTGCGATTTTCTGCCATAGAACTACAAAGGGCTATTAAAG GACAACTTGCAAGACGTCGGTATGAATGCATGAGAAGGGAGGCCGCATCTTTGATAATCCAGAAACAAATCCGCATGTATCTTTCGAGAAGTGCTTATAAAACTACCTATTCCAAAGCTGTTTGTATTCAAATCGGCATGCGAGGAATGGCTGCTAGAAATGAACTTCGATTCAGGAAGCGGACCCTAAGAAGACTGCAGCTA accGAAGGCATCTACAAAGCTTATCTCAAAAGAGCAATGAATCCTTCAGACGATATACGCAACGATAAAGAGAATTAG